From a region of the Phaeodactylum tricornutum CCAP 1055/1 chromosome 4, whole genome shotgun sequence genome:
- a CDS encoding predicted protein has product EEQAQYVAMDCEMVGVGALGTKSALARVVLVNWHGNVLLDRIIRPEQTVTDYRTFVSGITEADLAHAGDLESCRQEVKNLLRDRVLVGHGLKNDLAALSLRHPWQQTRDTAKYEPFMKIRFEDGVLWPRKLKDLCADKLRKTIQEPGIPHSPYEDAMAALHLYKRVRDKWEK; this is encoded by the coding sequence GAAGAACAAGCCCAGTATGTCGCCATGGACTGTGAAATGGTGGGTGTGGGTGCGCTTGGTACCAAATCCGCCTTGGCTCGCGTTGTCCTGGTCAACTGGCACGGAAATGTGCTGTTGGATCGCATAATTCGACCCGAACAAACCGTCACGGACTATCGCACGTTTGTTTCCGGGATCACCGAGGCTGATCTTGCACATGCTGGCGACTTGGAGTCATGCCGCCAAGAAGTAAAGAACCTGCTACGTGATCGCGTTCTGGTCGGCCACGGTTTGAAAAACGACCTGGCCGCTCTCTCTCTGCGTCATCCTTGGCAACAAACGCGAGACACGGCCAAGTACGAGCCCTTTATGAAAATTCGATTCGAAGATGGCGTCCTCTGGCCCCGCAAACTCAAGGATTTGTGTGCGGACAAGTTGCGAAAGACTATCCAGGAACCAGGTATCCCACACAGTCCGTACGAAGACGCCATGGCAGCACTACATCTATACAAGCGTGTCCGTGACAAATGGGAAAAG
- a CDS encoding predicted protein — MRRQSLVVGVVVALQPNPILAFSTSRSPTLKREHPRWVNNQKRPPSVLSAVSPIDTLVDSWKALWEKPTAAVSLPKKHPAQTVQNFISAYNERDYNTLENMVDPDIEFDDTAYPKPCRGLPELERRWRLTRNAQGDKRIQVAVDDIASSTTTVGIRFHLENVEGEIPNGRGAAFFQLSNDGLLVKKVFWVQESAQKGGEASLQTLNRASKVMKLTGYNKATATSTATKEASEMIETSFLSLPEKYFAAWNRRDMSSAVALFADTVTYDDTAFPEPFSGKTNLSSHLYKCSNAFPSTFTFQVDKVADAGDRISVLWHVENDGDDLPFTRGCSFYNVDTKRNEILDGIDFVEPGPIKLGGFRLLVSTVRTNLEREPARYVPLISWIAYIYIVFFSNGILPGANALELEQRTWEEVRDLSLNFFLVSPLLQLSFSPTVHPMLEGVFNLLLSWAAMFAGFLSDDRREKPNVAPMLPIVIGMQFLTSAFLMPYLVLRSTEESTLVAKDALPKVAQLAEARALAPFLASVGTGSIVWGLVGRMADFGDLSTRWSSFIDLLSIDRVGSSFVVDLALFWLFQSFLIDDDLKRRGIDPETSELPVFLGKYVPFFGMALYLAMRPPLPLNIQNSQND; from the coding sequence ATGCGACGACAGTCGCTTGTCgtgggtgtcgtcgttgcgcTGCAACCCAATCCAATCTTGGCCTTTTCTACCAGCAGATCGCCGACTCTGAAGCGTGAACACCCGCGTTGGGTCAATAACCAGAAACGACCCCCGTCAGTTTTGTCCGCCGTCTCGCCGATAGATACCTTGGTGGATTCCTGGAAGGCACTTTGGGAAAAGCCAACGGCCGCCGTTTCCTTGCCCAAGAAACACCCGGCACAGACAGTGCAAAATTTTATTAGCGCCTACAATGAAAGAGATTACAACACGCTCGAGAATATGGTCGACCCAGACATTGAATTTGACGACACGGCTTACCCAAAACCGTGTCGAGGGCTGCCCGAACTTGAGCGTCGGTGGCGCTTGACCCGGAATGCTCAAGGAGACAAGCGCATACAAGTCGCGGTCGATGACATTGCCTCTTCTACGACCACTGTAGGTATTCGTTTTCATTTGGAAAATGTCGAAGGCGAGATTCCCAACGGTCGGGGAGCTgcctttttccaactttcCAACGACGGTCTACTGGTTAAAAAGGTGTTTTGGGTACAAGAATCGGCTCAGAAAGGGGGAGAGGCCAGTCTGCAAACCCTCAATCGCGCCAGCAAAGTTATGAAATTGACTGGCTATAACAAGGCCACCGCCACATCTACCGCCACGAAGGAGGCGTCCGAAATGATCGAAACCTCATTCTTGTCTCTACCAGAGAAGTATTTTGCGGCTTGGAATCGTCGAGACATGAGCAGTGCGGTTGCCTTGTTTGCGGATACCGTCACGTATGATGATACGGCCTTTCCGGAACCATTTAGCGGCAAAACAAATTTATCATCGCATCTTTATAAATGCTCCAACGCGTTCCCTTCCACTTTTACCTTTCAAGTCGACAAGGTGGCCGACGCTGGAGACCGGATCTCTGTGTTATGGCACGTAGAAAACGACGGGGATGATTTACCTTTTACGAGGGGATGCTCCTTTTACAACGTTGATACTAAACGAAACGAAATACTGGACGGcattgattttgttgaaccCGGGCCGATTAAACTCGGAGGATTCCGTTTGCTGGTGTCGACGGTCAGAACTAACCTTGAACGTGAACCGGCTCGATACGTACCACTGATATCCTGGATTGCCTACATCTATATTGTATTCTTCTCAAACGGGATCCTGCCGGGTGCGAATGCGCTAGAGCTTGAACAACGAACTTGGGAAGAGGTTCGTGATTTGTCGCTCAACTTTTTCCTCGTTTCACCACTTCTCCAATTATCCTTCTCTCCAACGGTGCATCCTATGCTAGAAGGCGTTTTCAATTTGCTCCTGTCTTGGGCGGCCATGTTTGCCGGTTTCTTGAGCGACGACCGTCGAGAGAAGCCCAATGTCGCCCCAATGCTTCCAATCGTCATCGGTATGCAGTTTCTGACATCGGCGTTTCTAATGCCATATCTAGTGCTCCGGTCGACCGAAGAAAGCACACTCGTGGCAAAGGACGCCCTTCCGAAAGTGGCTCAATTGGCAGAGGCGCGGGCGCTGGCGCCCTTCTTGGCGTCGGTAGGAACTGGTTCCATCGTATGGGGACTAGTAGGACGAATGGCAGATTTTGGGGACTTGTCGACTCGCTGGTCCAGTTTTATCGATCTGCTGAGTATTGACCGCGTAGGCTCGAGCTTTGTCGTTGATCTAGCAttgttttggctttttcAATCATTTTTGATTGACGATGACCTTAAGCGGAGGGGCATAGATCCAGAAACTAGCGAACTTCCGGTCTTTCTGGGAAAGTATGTTCCGTTCTTTGGCATGGCACTCTACCTTGCGATGCGACCACCACTTCCTCTGAATATACAGAACTCGCAAAATGACTAG
- a CDS encoding predicted protein: protein MKSVKKIFQKKNKKESGNTSASLLQAERHESDNSSVNARVEEESLEAAIDLSSTAPGHGLEPQAQLMEPPAPSLKKSALPHVNENRNRPNTNRPKQAMSGQHETKPPLVEENDPVRTADHHQDTPAGRSSYDLIPLLDQTKLPRGGLSIDTKAVGRVQFGLPPETIKDSMQLGIPVPQVYIVPVERFCREMGPALGVNLAEFEFPAYFNFFVYKKRCTLVVDSEDAEDNIRKVFSETLLGPAQFRREEDPLAFEAEDFAKDFPRNAIPNFTKELKHFRIMPDGNELVIETLLEFRHFEMRSDGHEGLGVPPNAEGKVEEQGDGCKSEDEDCGAESDAEEEVPKDLQAVESREQATPWTYSQARFMGDVSTVWPTSATVDQIKERSVPRVEIFKMPGGTEYIIHDVDENNKIIGKARFSGHVKVSELMSVDGFGGHSILDDVGPNCRKSKSFAEERDLSSSADLERWLNEPERILPPPSFHPPSFGVTVLGNSHGFDKSGSVSGYVLWINGRGVMIDPPPYSSATLEREGIRPRTIVGIILTHCHADHDAGAFQKVLTGSPVVVITTPTIYKSFIRKYAALSALSPALLRHSHRYKPAIIGEALRFQGATFYFTYTLHTIPCVGFRVEWRGRSMVFTGDHFNSPPAIDKLQETGILSKARADDLRNLPLQDTDLLLHEAGAPPIHTPLEVLLQLPKEVKKRLYVVHTSALPAGCELRVAPTGTAGTIRLDQIANQSDDHVRRGSRHSASSDSCRDGEYIWNGHSEYESISEEAAVANANVPSRLTVQSEPRTMMNSFQNLDFIGAKERQVRSASCLSHDPHLSYAFTMEVLETAKVDAYAPGAVVVPSTRRSQLLCVVWEGTCTEKISQGGNPRNTGGTLKMIAEGKEIPKAVWHAGDWTGPVALQPDLLLSGESDTSDNHDVVALSTEGVKVITVEFSSLQTILKSGSPLYRKYLDRKAQQGRAKRETSFENGSTATDELYQEAVRSLNVLELLNGNSALRKLSAVQKRHLESLAEGPICFQPGERLWRSGAPVDRAFIMVSGTASFVPKRRNAGSAAVQAKDIVEHDRMGDLSVSESMRADAQKVMRELGVRQADSLGGDESSMSSAEHDDQKVVQFDHVFNRSVSNDTPFTDAHDYAKLSRGLQKRADYLLKEGSREGSVVSNISTDDSLNDMDSCDNESEGQVDYTFTDDADAGLRSKRNSIIRRRSSRARFANKVLGRLYSRRAFTGGLVFSRGHFLGDVSKMVAGLLSSEGVSEVSDDYGSAYGFGDKPEGADYDLLENMTDLVIHEREGDHHVMHSSTLTAGKRGCVVLVFPKASLIPFLDEYPGLLLSVLGTQVVI from the exons ATGAAGTCCGTGAAGAAGAtctttcaaaagaagaatAAGAAGGAATCGGGAAATACGAGTGCATCACTTTTGCAGGCTGAGCGACACGAAAGCGATAATAGTAGCGTGAATGCGCGTGTCGAGGAAGAAAGCTTGGAAGCGGCCATTGACCTTTCATCGACGGCACCCGGCCACGGTTTAGAACCACAGGCACAACTGATGGAACCGCCCGCGCCGAGCTTGAAAAAATCAGCACTTCCTCACGTCAACGAAAATCGCAACCGACCGAACACAAATCGTCCGAAGCAGGCTATGAGCGGCCAACATGAGACGAAACCGCCGCTGGTGGAAGAGAATGATCCCGTTCGTACCGCTGACCATCATCAAGACACGCCCGCAGGTAGGAGCTCGTACGACTTGATACCGCTATTGGATCAAACCAAGCTACCTCGTGGAGGACTTAGCATAGACACCAAAGCTGTCGGTCGAGTACAG TTCGGCTTGCCCCCCGAGACCATCAAGGACAGTATGCAGCTGGGTATACCGGTCCCTCAGGTATACATTGTGCCTGTAGAGCGCTTTTGTCGTGAAATGGGGCCTGCATTGGGAGTCAATTTGGCGGAATTTGAGTTCCCGGCTTACTTTAATTTTTTTGTTTACAAGAAACGCTGTACACTAGTCGTGGATTCAGAAGACGCCGAAGACAATATACGGAAAGTCTTCAGTGAGACACTGCTTGGACCGGCACAGTTCCGCCGGGAAGAAGACCCCTTGGCGTTCGAAGCGGAAGATTTTGCTAAGGATTTCCCTAGGAATGCTATTCCGAACTTTACCAAGGAATTGAAACACTTTCGAATCATGCCAGACGGGAATGAGCTAGTAATTGAGACGCTCCTGGAATTTCGACACTTTGAGATGCGATCGGACGGGCACGAAGGTCTTGGTGTTCCTCCCAACGCAGAAGGGAAAGTCGAGGAACAAGGTGATGGTTGCAAgagcgaagacgaagattGCGGTGCTGAGAGTgacgcggaagaagaagttcCGAAGGACTTGCAAGCAGTCGAATCCAGGGAGCAAGCCACTCCCTGGACATATTCCCAGGCTCGTTTTATGG GCGATGTCTCCACGGTTTGGCCGACGTCTGCAACTGTGGATCAAATCAAGGAACGAAGTGTCCCCCGCGTCGAAATATTTAAGATGCCTGGCGGAACTGAATACATCATTCATGATGTTGATGAAAATAACAAAATCATTGGAAAAGCTCGGTTTTCTGGGCATGTCAAGGTCTCGGAATTAATGAGCGTCGATGGCTTTGGCGGTCATTCGATATTGGATGATGTCGGGCCAAATTGTCGCAAAAGCAAATCATTTGCAGAAGAAAGGGATCTTTCCTCTTCAGCAGATCTAGAAAGATGGTTGAACGAGCCGGAAAGAATCCTGCCTCCGCCTTCGTTTCATCCGCCTTCTTTCGGAGTGACTGTTCTTGGCAATTCTCACGGCTTCGACAAGAGCGGTTCTGTTTCTGGATACGTGTTATGGATCAATGGGCGAGGAGTGATGATAGATCCTCCTCCTTACTCGTCTGCTACattggaaagagaaggaatTCGTCCACGAACTATTGTGGGCATCATTCTCACCCACTGTCACGCAGATCACGATGCAGGAGCCTTTCAAAAAGTTCTGACAGGATCGCCAGTCGTGGTGATAACTACACCAACAATCTACAAAAGTTTCATTCGCAAATACGCGGCTCTGTCCGCCCTTAGTCCTGCTCTTCTCCGGCATAGCCATCGCTACAAGCCAGCAATCATTGGTGAAGCACTTCGTTTTCAAGGAGCTACGTTTTATTTTACGTACACACTTCACACAATTCCTTGTGTAGGGTTTCGAGTCGAATGGAGGGGGCGATCAATGGTTTTTACCGGGGATCATTTCAACAGTCCCCCTGCGATAGACAAGCTTCAAGAAACAGGTATTTTATCGAAAGCACGTGCTGACGATCTCAGAAATCTTCCGTTGCAGGACACGGACCTTTTGTTACACGAAGCCGGTGCACCTCCGATTCACACGCCACTTGAGGTTTTGCTTCAGCTTCCTAAGGAGGTAAAGAAACGGCTTTATGTTGTCCACACGTCCGCTTTGCCTGCTGGATGCGAGCTTCGTGTTGCTCCAACGGGAACAGCGGGGACTATTCGCTTGGATCAGATAGCGAACCAATCTGACGACCATGTCCGCCGGGGGAGCCGGCATAGTGCTTCATCAGATTCTTGTAGGGATGGCGAGTACATATGGAACGGCCACAGCGAGTACGAAAGCATATCAGAGGAAGCTGCTGTAGCAAATGCAAATGTACCTAGTAGGTTAACTGTTCAAAGCGAGCCCCGTACAATGATGAATTCGTTCCAGAACCTTGATTTTATTggcgcaaaagaaagacaagtGAGAAGCGCTTCATGCTTAAGTCACGATCCCCA CCTCTCCTATGCATTTACCATGGAAGTGCTTGAAACAGCGAAGGTAGATGCCTATGCCCCTGGTGCTGTCGTTGTACCCTCTACTCGACGTAGCCAGCTCTTGTGTGTCGTTTGGGAAGGTACTTGTACGGAGAAAATTAGTCAAGGAGGCAATCCAAGAAATACGGGCGGCACCTTGAAAATGATCGCGGAAGGTAAGGAGATCCCTAAGGCGGTATGGCACGCCGGTGACTGGACAGGTCCGGTCGCGCTGCAGCCGGACCTTCTTTTGAGTGGGGAAAGTGATACTAGCGACAATCACGACGTTGTAGCGCTTTCCACGGAGGGAGTGAAGGTCATAACAGTTGAATTTTCGAGTCTTCAAACTATCCTAAAGAGTGGTTCGCCTTTGTACCGTAAGTATCTCGATCGGAAAGCCCAACAGGGCAGGGCAAAGAGAGAAACGAGCTTCGAAAACGGCTCTACTGCGACTGATGAACTTTACCAAGAGGCGGTCCGAAGCTTGAATGTATTGGAGTTATTAAATGGCAACTCTGCTCTACGAAAATTAAGTGCAGTCCAGAAGAGACACCTCGAGAGCTTGGCAGAAGGTCCCATTTGTTTTCAACCTGGCGAACGTTTGTGGCGATCAGGTGCTCCGGTTGACCGAGCCTTCATTATGGTTTCTGGAACTGCTTCTTTTGTCCCAAAGCGCCGCAATGCAGGTTCGGCGGCTGTTCAAGCGAAGGATATCGTCGAGCATGACAGAATGGGCGATTTGAGTGTATCGGAATCGATGAGAGCTGATGCGCAAAAAGTTATGAGGGAGCTCGGTGTACGTCAGGCGGACTCACTTGGTGGCGACGAATCATCTATGTCGTCGGCTGAGCACGACGATCAGAAAGTTGTACAGTTTGACCATGTCTTCAACCGTTCTGTAAGCAATGATACTCCGTTCACCGATGCTCACGATTATGCCAAACTTAGCAGAGGTTTGCAAAAACGAGCAGATTACTTATTGAAGGAAGGCTCTCGGGAAGGTTCTGTCGTCTCGAATATTTCGACCGACGACTCTTTAAATGACATGGACAGCTGTGACAACGAAAGTGAAGGGCAAGTCGATTACACCTTCACCGACGATGCTGACGCGGGCTTAAGATCCAAGCGCAACTCCATCATCCGACGACGATCGTCGAGGGCACGCTTTGCGAACAAGGTTCTAGGACGGCTATATA
- a CDS encoding predicted protein, translated as MISVTEDIEGTVTIRHGEGIDTDAIEDLKTLDANEDGGYHDDDLEIDDDDDTSTDGLTLKQVAMQCCKRIDVGAAVLPKPLFHPDIQDYDGSEELHDAAASIPTPYARVLGNEFNAIVVEHHLKWNPLCVSEPGPLPSEKPSDRIGRYDFHHADSVVDWALKRSMKVKGHVLVWHVTSPKILEDMEPEEVRKELRRHIFTVMGHFRGRIQVWDVVNEALAPDGTLADNVFLRKLGPSYIEDSFRWAHEADASAVLLYNDNKVEGIDSRKSDAFYELLADLKAKNVPVHGCGVQAHWNAAGVGWNRPPTPRSVKAQVRRLGQLGLTVNFSEMDVRVSQLPANLRQIAQRQIFHDLLAAALSEPAFDGVWLWGFTDRHTWVTHFYHDDEPLIFDEAYARKESYYGFRDALKTIAPGGCVGGGTLLSSDIDVDGNPWGHLWMQPDLVSHNTDEDFHGDSRPDWEQSIEVDDKEEDPRNATDSMELPPIS; from the coding sequence ATGATTTCTGTCACCGAAGATATCGAAGGCACCGTCACGATCCGGCATGGCGAAGGTATCGACACAGATGCAATAGAAGATCTGAAAACCCTAGATGCGAACGAAGACGGCGGCTACCATGACGATGATCTAGAGattgatgacgatgatgatacTAGTACCGACGGTTTAACACTCAAGCAAGTCGCTATGCAATGTTGCAAGCGCATTGATGTCGGAGCAGCCGTCCTACCCAAACCGCTCTTTCATCCTGACATCCAAGACTACGATGGCAGTGAAGAACTTCACGACGCCGCGGCGTCCATTCCGACACCGTACGCGCGTGTGTTAGGCAACGAGTTTAACGCAATAGTGGTAGAGCATCACCTCAAGTGGAATCCATTGTGTGTCTCCGAGCCGGGACCACTGCCTAGCGAAAAACCCTCTGATCGCATCGGTCGGTATGACTTCCATCATGCAGATTCAGTCGTGGACTGGGCCTTGAAACGCAGTATGAAAGTCAAAGGACATGTTTTGGTATGGCATGTTACGTCTCCGAAAATTCTGGAAGATATGGAGCCGGAGGAAGTACGCAAAGAGCTCAGACGTCACATTTTTACGGTCATGGGTCATTTCCGTGGTCGCATTCAAGTCTGGGATGTGGTGAATGAAGCTCTTGCACCCGACGGAACACTCGCGGATAACGTTTTTCTCCGAAAGCTCGGACCCTCCTACATCGAGGATTCTTTTCGCTGGGCCCACGAAGCCGACGCTAGCGCTGTTCTTTTGTACAACGATAACAAGGTCGAAGGGATTGATTCGAGAAAGTCGGATGCATTTTACGAATTGCTTGCGGATCTCAAAGCCAAAAATGTCCCCGTCCACGGTTGCGGCGTGCAGGCTCACTGGAATGCAGCTGGCGTGGGCTGGAATCGTCCGCCAACGCCAAGAAGCGTCAAGGCACAAGTTCGGCGCTTAGGACAACTCGGGCTGACGGTAAATTTTTCGGAAATGGATGTACGTGTTAGTCAACTTCCAGCAAATCTACGTCAAATAGCCCAGCGTCAAATATTCCATGATCTCTTGGCTGCAGCGCTGTCTGAGCCGGCCTTTGATGGCGTATGGTTGTGGGGATTTACGGATCGTCACACTTGGGTGACCCATTTTTACCACGATGACGAGCCCCTTATCTTCGACGAAGCCTACGCAAGGAAGGAATCTTACTACGGGTTTAGAGATGCTTTGAAAACGATAGCTCCAGGCGGTTGTGTTGGAGGTGGAACTCTCTTGAGCTCGGACATCGATGTGGATGGAAATCCATGGGGACATCTTTGGATGCAGCCCGACCTGGTATCCCACAATACAGACGAGGACTTTCATGGCGACTCACGTCCTGACTGGGAACAAAGCATCGAGGTCGATGACAAAGAAGAGGACCCTAGGAATGCAACAGACAGTATGGAGCTCCCCCCTATTTCTTAA
- a CDS encoding predicted protein, which produces MKQLFLVILVTSTNLLITRVSGFVSCVSRQQQTDASPRNWKCALQTSSNSEEAEREVDENVYQSIDIDAVSDAEALLAVRAYLQRKNRLGSWSKYEERKRQARQSISSMQNASSRSVDEAGFFWEDPAQLRYLYHDSEASKTISSRHDDSEADLSETEETDETLVLPVDGEAKSRTDTELLDFPMDEEDFDADATADSFFDHGPSDSRIRRSKAARKTWSNPDWRKMWYERRWGERRRQRVPGKQEQKIMEDRVRTFNPDQLLGSEALSSLTEGEIADAICSYVGANRKRSFSRQISLQERKAALQKPPPIQALPRDYLLQQDPAVLIENRRKRARRASQAYQKRLDNESFQRDGQRRRQASAKRAADGKASARTISQARTPDAALQRITADLDDERIPAILDVELILEPIRLGRRKNVLRRILSVCFDLRGKCVPDESTLEEWNNAKEDTAESVEPYGFVFATSCSIDHLGKFVLYCVQKAHRELPFFVRK; this is translated from the coding sequence ATGAAACAACTTTTTTTGGTTATTCTCGTCACATCCACGAATTTGCTCATCACACGTGTTTCGGGATTTGTTTCCTGTGTATCACGGCAACAGCAAACCGATGCCTCGCCGAGAAATTGGAAATGCGCTCTGCAAACGTCATCGAACTCGGAGGAAGCCGAACGTGAGGTGGACGAGAACGTTTATCAGAGCATCGACATAGATGCAGTTTCAGACGCCGAGGCTCTATTGGCAGTTAGGGCATATTTGCAGCGCAAAAATAGACTAGGTTCTTGGTCAAAGTATGAAGAACGGAAGCGGCAGGCCAGACAGTCCATTTCGTCCATGCAGAATGCTTCTTCTAGGTCTGTGGACGAGGCTGGGTTCTTTTGGGAAGACCCAGCGCAGCTCCGATATCTTTACCATGACTCTGAAGCGAGCAAAACTATTTCTAGTCGACATGACGACAGCGAGGCAGACCTTTCAGAAACGGAAGAGACAGACGAAACACTCGTCCTCCCAGTTGACGGTGAGGCGAAATCACGTACCGACACCGAGTTACTGGATTTCCCcatggatgaagaagattttGACGCAGACGCTACAGCCGACTCTTTTTTTGATCACGGACCTTCGGATTCCAGAATACGGCGCTCGAAAGCTGCTCGAAAAACGTGGTCCAATCCGGATTGGCGCAAAATGTGGTACGAAAGACGGTGGGGAGAACGCCGCCGGCAGCGTGTTCCGGGAAAGCAAGAACAAAAGATAATGGAAGACAGAGTTCGTACCTTCAACCCAGATCAATTGCTTGGCAGCGAGGCTTTGTCGTCGCTAACGGAAGGTGAAATAGCGGACGCAATCTGCAGCTACGTGGGGGCCAATCGCAAACGCTCTTTTTCTCGCCAGATATCTTTACAGGAACGGAAAGCCGCTTTGCAGAAGCCCCCTCCTATCCAAGCGTTGCCTAGAGACTATCTTCTCCAACAGGACCCAGCAGTCCTGATAGAAAACCGACGGAAACGAGCAAGACGTGCCTCTCAGGCGTATCAAAAGCGACTAGACAACGAATCATTTCAAAGAGATGGCCAGCGGCGACGACAAGCATCAGCCAAGCGAGCCGCGGATGGAAAAGCGTCAGCACGGACTATATCGCAAGCTCGAACGCCAGACGCTGCTCTCCAACGGATTACGGCCGATTTGGACGATGAGCGCATACCTGCTATACTCGATGTTGAGCTTATTTTAGAGCCCATTCGTCTTGGCCGGCGAAAGAACGTTTTACGTCGAATTCTTAGTGTTTGTTTCGACTTGCGGGGGAAATGTGTACCAGATGAAAGCACTTTGGAAGAGTGGAACAACGCAAAAGAAGACACTGCCGAAAGTGTCGAACCTTACGGCTTTGTCTTTGCGACGAGCTGCTCAATCGACCATCTCGGCAAGTTTGTCCTGTACTGTGTCCAAAAGGCACACCGAGAATTACCCTTCTTTGTGCGCAAGTGA